A region of the bacterium genome:
ACGCCTTTGGCTGCGGGAGCTTGGGAACGGGCCTCCTCTGTCGCTGGCTGACGTGCCCGACGAGCACTTCGACCGCTGGAAGGAACGAGCTGTGGACGCGGTCTGGCTGATGGGCGTCTGGAAACCCAGCGCGGCGTCACGGGATATTGCGCGAGTCCATGAGGGGCTAATGAAGGACTATTCTGAGGTCTTGCCCGATTGGACTGCGGAGGATGTGACGGCCTCTCCCTATGCTCTGGTCGGATATGAGGTGAATCCGGAGTTAGGGGGCGACGCGGGTTTGGCGGAGTTTCGCAGAAAACTGAACGAGCGGGGGATGAAACTCATCCTCGATTTCGTCCCCAGTCATACGGCCCGTGATCATCCGTGGACGCGGACACATCCCGAGCGCTACGTGCAGGGCAGCGACGCCGATCTGCAGCGTGACCCTGCTTCGTGGTTTCTCTGTGAAACGGAGCATGGCCCGAAGATCATCGCGCACGGCCGCGACCCCTACTTCCCCGCGTGGTCGGATACGGCGCAGCCGGATTTCCGCAAGCTGGAAACGCAGCTTGCGATAGCCAATGAACTGCTTTCCGTGGCGGGACGCTGTGACGGCGTGCGCTGCGACATGGCGATGCTGATCCTCTCGCACGTTTTCACCAAGACGTGGGGCGGGGAGATGCGGGAATTCTGGCCGTTGGCGCTTCAGCGCGTGCGCGAGAAACATCCCGAGTTTATCTTCATTGCGGAAGTCTATTGGGGACTGGACCTTGAGCTCTGTGAAATGGGATTCAATCTCACGTATGACAAGAATCCGCTCGATTGGGCGGTCGGACCGACGGGGTTGTCGCGCGTGCAGTTTGATTATGACGAGTCGAAGCACAGGTGCCGGATTCGCTTTCTTGAGAATCATGACGAGCAGCGTATCGCATCCCGGCTGGCATTCGCACCGCACCGTGCCGCGGCAACGTGGATATTCTGTCTGCCGTCTGCGAATCTGCTCTATCAGGGGCAGCTCAAGGGCGCCAAGCTGAAGGCTCCGGTGCAGCTGCTGCGGATGCCGCCGGAGGAGCCGGACGCTGCAATCTCTGAGTTCTACGCGCAGTTGATGACGGTATTGGCACACGATGCGATGCGCAACGGTCAGTGGTCGTTCTGTCATCCGCGGCAAGCCTGGCAAGGCAACGAGTCTTTCTGGCAGGTATTGGCGCAGCGTTGGGATTCCGAGACAAATCATCTGCGGATTTTCGTGAACTGGGCGGACTATCGGAGTCAGTGCTGGGTGGATTTGGGTTTTGGCAATCTGCAGGGCAAGGAAGTAGTGTTGCGCGACTTGCTTTCGAGCAAAGTTTATATCCGCGACGGCGTGGAACTGATGATGCGCGGGCTATACCTCGATTTGGAGCCGTGGGAGGTGCACGCTTTTGAGTGCGAGGTGCGCGACGCCGCGGCGGTGACGGATGAAAGTTCGGAAACCGGCGGAGCGCTGCCGTTCGGCGATACGCTCGGCTGGACAGCACGCAAACAGGACGAAACAAATCGCTAATCACACACGGCCGGAATTACAGCAATATATGATTCTTATCACCGGAGCGGCGGGATTCATCGGCAGCGCGTGCGCGTGGGCACTGAATCAGCGCGGCGTGTCTGACCTGATTTTGGTGGATAGTTTCGGCTCACGCGAGAAGTGGAAAAACGTGCGTGGATTACGTTTCCGCGAGTTCGTGGACCGCGAGGATTTGTTTGACGCGCTTGCCAGCGCACCGTGGGCGGGTGACGTCAAGACTGTGATTCACATGGGTGCGTGCGCGGACACCACGCAAGCCGACGTGGATTATCTGATGGCGTGGAACTATGAGTATTCACGGCTGCTTTGTGAGTGGTCGCTGGAGCATCACGCGCGCTTCATTTACGCGTCGAGTGCGGCGGTGTATGGCGACGGTTCGCTGGGATTTTCCGACGACGATTCCCTGACTCCGAAGCTGCGCCCTTTGAACGCCTACGGATTTTCGAAATGGTTGTTTGACATGTGGCTGCTCGAACACAAGCTGCAGGACAAGGTCGCGGGCTTACGCTTCTTCAACGTGTTTGGCCCGAACGAATATCACAAGGGTCGCATGGCGAGTGTTGTGCTGCACGCCTATCCGCAGGCGCGCGACACGGGTAAAGTGCGACTGTTCGAGTCACACCGCAGCGACTTCCAGCACGGCGAGCAACGGCGCGACTTCATCCACATCGCGGAAGTGCTGACCGGCATCAAGTTTCTCCTCGACAAACCGAGTGTCAACGGTATTTTCAATCTCGGCACGGGCACTCCGCACACCTATAATCAGCTCGCGGAGAACGTCTTTAAGGCACTGGGCAAGCCGGTGAATATCGAATACTTTCCGATGCCCGAGGATCTGCGCGGCCGCTATCAGTATGAAACCTGCGCGGACATGAGCAAGTTTTACGCTGCGGGTCTGCCCAAGTTCGCGGACCGCTTCGGTGAGTTTGTCCAGAGCTACGTGCGGGATTACATGCATCGGGACTCAAGGTATCTTGCGGACGCGTGAGTTTCGAGTATAAGCTTAGTAACACAGCGGGCGGCCATAATGGCCGCCCGCTGTGCTTTGATGAGGAGAGATGAAACAAGTTGCTCGGCGGGTGGCGAACTCACGCGGTTCACTTTGCACCCGCCTCGCGCAAGGCTTAACGCATTAAGATAGCTTTCTGCAGGCTTGTGCGATTCAACGCGTCGAGGCGGATGAAGTACACACCGGTCGGCAGCGCGCCGCTGGAGTTTTCGGCGTTCCAGAGCATCGTGTGTTCACCGGCTTCCATGCGGCCATGCAGAATCGTTGCCACTTCCTGACCGATGACGTTGAACGCGCGTAGAGTGACATCGGCGGCTTCCGGCAGTACGAACGTGAGGTTCGTGCTCGGGTTGAAGGGATTCGGATACGCTGGTTTCAATCCGAACTCAACGGGCAGCACGGCTTGATTAACCGATTGCGTAACTCCGAAACCGGTCAGCGTGTTTTCGCTGTCCCGCAGTTCATAGCGCACGCGCACATACGGCGTTTCGCCGGCGGGCAGCATCAGTTCGACGGTCGCGAGCGTTCCGCTTCCCGAAATTCCGGGCGCGGTGCGGCTCAGACGTCCGATGTTGATGTCCGCGAGATTGCCGTCGTGATGCGCGAGGAAAACGGTCTGTGCACCGCGCCGCAGGAAATCGCCTTCGCTCACGTCCGTTACGATGGCTCGCGAGTTTAACACTTCAACCACGAGATGCGCACTGGTCAAACGAACCGCCTCGGGAACAGCAATCGTCAACGTCGTCGTTTCGCCATCCGGCTGATAGGACACACGGATGCTGCCGTCGTCGTCAAGTTGATCGCCGCTCCAGTCACGCGCGGCAATCGAAGAACCGCTCTGAGTGTTGAACCATGCATACATGGTCGCAAGCGACAACAAGTCGTAAGCGTCGAGCTGTCCGTCGGGATTGGCCACGAGATTCGGCACGGTGGAACCCAGATACGGCCCGATATCCGAAATCGGATCAAAAGTCAGTCCGTTGCCGTTCCAGCCTTGCGTGAACACGTTCACGTCGGCGAAATTTATCTGTCCGTCTGGTTCGGGCACCATGCGCGGCGCATTGCCCGGAGTTCCTCCGGTTCTGGCGATGTCCGCAAGGTAACCCGCACGCAGCGACATTCCGGAACGCACGCCGTTGGTCACGGGCACATTGCTGACGTCGCGCAGGTCGGTCGCCGCCGCAAAGCTGATGGCGCCGGTGGAGGGAATCGTGAGTGTCGTCAACGCTTGTACGGTAATGGTTGCAACGGTGCGTGTGCCGACGATGGAGAGCCCGTCATTGTCGCCGACCATCGCGGCATTGATGTCCAAAGTTCCCGCCGTGTTGTTTACATTGGTCAGAAACACCGTGTTCGTGTAGCGTTCGCCGCTCCACAGATTGCCTTCGCTGATATTCAGCACGGAAATCATCGTGGCAGGGAACGTGCAGGACGCGCGCACCGATACCAATGAGTCGGGGTTATTGAGCACGAGCCGCAGCGTGCGCACGGCGCCGCGCTGTAATAACAGGTATCCGTCACCGTCCAGCGCATCTATGAACGCAAGCTCGGGGATGACGTTTGTGCTGTCTGTTCCGTCCGTGCTGTCCGAACCGAGTTCCGTCAGCCAGTCGCGGCGCACGATTTTGACAACCTTGTCACGGTCGGCGTCCGCCGCCAGAATCACCAGCCCGCTGTCTTCGGCCATGACACCCAAGCCCATCGGATTTGCGAAGCGGTTTAAGCTATTCCCCGCCGAGCCGGCCTGCGACACAAATGCAGGCGCGGTATTGCCGCCGGAACCGGTGGCTTCACTGTCGCGATAGATGACGACACGGTCATTGCCGTTGTCGCTGACGACCAGATAAACCTGACCGCTCATCTTGACCGTTTCGATGTCT
Encoded here:
- a CDS encoding alpha-amylase, which produces MCRTFLEINTRLWLRELGNGPPLSLADVPDEHFDRWKERAVDAVWLMGVWKPSAASRDIARVHEGLMKDYSEVLPDWTAEDVTASPYALVGYEVNPELGGDAGLAEFRRKLNERGMKLILDFVPSHTARDHPWTRTHPERYVQGSDADLQRDPASWFLCETEHGPKIIAHGRDPYFPAWSDTAQPDFRKLETQLAIANELLSVAGRCDGVRCDMAMLILSHVFTKTWGGEMREFWPLALQRVREKHPEFIFIAEVYWGLDLELCEMGFNLTYDKNPLDWAVGPTGLSRVQFDYDESKHRCRIRFLENHDEQRIASRLAFAPHRAAATWIFCLPSANLLYQGQLKGAKLKAPVQLLRMPPEEPDAAISEFYAQLMTVLAHDAMRNGQWSFCHPRQAWQGNESFWQVLAQRWDSETNHLRIFVNWADYRSQCWVDLGFGNLQGKEVVLRDLLSSKVYIRDGVELMMRGLYLDLEPWEVHAFECEVRDAAAVTDESSETGGALPFGDTLGWTARKQDETNR
- the rfaD gene encoding ADP-glyceromanno-heptose 6-epimerase, translated to MILITGAAGFIGSACAWALNQRGVSDLILVDSFGSREKWKNVRGLRFREFVDREDLFDALASAPWAGDVKTVIHMGACADTTQADVDYLMAWNYEYSRLLCEWSLEHHARFIYASSAAVYGDGSLGFSDDDSLTPKLRPLNAYGFSKWLFDMWLLEHKLQDKVAGLRFFNVFGPNEYHKGRMASVVLHAYPQARDTGKVRLFESHRSDFQHGEQRRDFIHIAEVLTGIKFLLDKPSVNGIFNLGTGTPHTYNQLAENVFKALGKPVNIEYFPMPEDLRGRYQYETCADMSKFYAAGLPKFADRFGEFVQSYVRDYMHRDSRYLADA